The following proteins are encoded in a genomic region of Siphonobacter curvatus:
- a CDS encoding dihydrofolate reductase family protein translates to MRKLKIQVQMTLDGYIAGPNGEMDWMTLPWTPDLEAYVGEITQPVDTILLSRKLAEGFIPYWASIASQADHPEVAAGQKFTETPKVVFSRTLAESAWESTVLARDLIQEVSHLKQQTGGDLIAYGGATFVSSLIQHGLIDEYHLLINPVAIGQGMPIFRELTQYQQLDLVQTRAFACGIVLMQYVNKREG, encoded by the coding sequence ATGAGAAAGCTGAAAATACAGGTACAAATGACCCTTGATGGTTACATCGCCGGACCCAATGGTGAAATGGACTGGATGACTTTACCCTGGACTCCGGACCTAGAAGCCTACGTGGGCGAGATTACTCAACCCGTCGATACCATTCTTTTGAGCCGAAAACTCGCCGAAGGATTCATTCCTTACTGGGCATCGATAGCGAGTCAGGCGGATCACCCGGAAGTGGCAGCCGGACAAAAGTTTACGGAAACACCCAAAGTAGTTTTTAGCCGGACCCTAGCGGAATCAGCCTGGGAAAGCACGGTACTGGCTCGGGATTTAATCCAGGAAGTTAGCCACCTGAAACAACAGACGGGCGGCGATCTCATCGCGTACGGCGGAGCTACGTTTGTATCCTCTCTGATTCAGCATGGCCTTATCGACGAATACCATTTGCTGATTAATCCGGTAGCAATCGGGCAGGGAATGCCCATTTTTCGGGAGCTTACGCAGTACCAACAGCTGGATTTAGTTCAAACCCGAGCGTTTGCGTGTGGCATTGTACTGATGCAGTATGTGAACAAACGGGAAGGTTAA
- the kdpA gene encoding potassium-transporting ATPase subunit KdpA, which translates to MTTELLGIALIFGITIALSIPLGRYMARVYAGERTLLDPVLGPLERLFLRISGIDTLREMTWKEHLKALLTINLVWFLWAMFVLTNQSWLPWNPDGNPDMTPDLAFNTAISFLVNCNLQHYSGETGVSYFTQIFCLNFLQFVSAGTGMAAAVIVFKAIRDKQTTQLGNFYDFFLKSCTRVLLPLSLIVAVTLVFNGTPMNLEGKASYVSMQGDSVQVSQGPAAAMIAIKHIGTNGGGYFGVNSAHPLENPSYFTMIVELLAQTIIPLGMIFALGYYIRNRKFSYMVFGVMTVGFLALLAPAVWSEVQGNPAIAQLGISQPGGSMEGKEVRFGSVASAYWSIITTVISTGSVNAMHDSTMPLSGMAELLSMMTNAFYGGCGVGILNFYIFIILAVFISGLMVGRTPEFMGKKVEGREMKIAMIVALLHPLLIMAGTAIASYLAAGDVNMGWWYVNAEGQPNTATAWLNNPGFHGFSEMLYEYTSSSANNGSGFEGLGDNNPFWNITTGICLIFSRFLPIIGPVAIAGLLASKKYIPESAGTLRTDTGTFGIMVFAVIVILAALAFFPALALGPLAEYFSI; encoded by the coding sequence ATGACTACTGAACTACTGGGCATCGCTCTGATTTTTGGAATCACGATTGCCCTTTCGATACCCCTGGGCCGCTATATGGCCCGCGTTTACGCCGGAGAGCGGACTTTGCTTGATCCGGTACTCGGTCCCCTCGAACGGTTGTTTCTGCGGATTTCTGGTATTGATACCCTCCGGGAAATGACCTGGAAAGAGCATTTGAAAGCGTTACTGACGATCAACCTCGTCTGGTTCCTCTGGGCGATGTTCGTCCTGACGAATCAAAGCTGGCTACCCTGGAATCCCGACGGAAACCCCGACATGACGCCCGATCTGGCATTTAATACGGCCATTAGCTTCCTCGTCAACTGTAACCTCCAACACTACTCCGGAGAAACGGGTGTTTCGTACTTCACGCAGATTTTCTGTCTGAATTTCCTGCAATTCGTATCCGCCGGTACGGGCATGGCAGCGGCCGTGATTGTGTTTAAAGCCATTCGCGATAAACAGACGACGCAGCTCGGCAACTTCTACGATTTCTTTCTGAAATCCTGTACCCGCGTGCTGCTTCCCCTCTCGCTGATCGTCGCTGTGACGTTGGTCTTCAACGGTACACCAATGAATCTGGAAGGCAAGGCTTCGTACGTATCCATGCAGGGCGATAGCGTACAGGTGTCACAGGGACCGGCGGCGGCCATGATCGCCATCAAACACATCGGTACGAATGGGGGTGGTTATTTCGGAGTGAACTCCGCTCACCCACTCGAAAACCCCAGTTATTTCACGATGATCGTGGAATTGCTCGCTCAAACGATCATTCCGCTGGGGATGATTTTTGCCCTGGGTTACTACATCCGTAACCGGAAATTCAGCTACATGGTATTCGGCGTGATGACCGTCGGTTTTCTGGCCTTACTGGCTCCGGCGGTATGGAGTGAAGTACAGGGAAACCCCGCCATCGCTCAGTTGGGCATCAGCCAGCCTGGCGGCAGCATGGAAGGCAAGGAGGTTCGTTTTGGCTCGGTCGCCTCGGCGTACTGGAGCATCATCACGACCGTCATTTCTACGGGTTCCGTCAACGCCATGCACGACAGTACCATGCCCTTATCCGGCATGGCTGAGCTGCTGAGCATGATGACCAACGCCTTCTATGGCGGTTGCGGGGTCGGTATTCTCAACTTTTACATCTTCATTATTCTCGCGGTATTCATTTCAGGCTTGATGGTAGGCCGTACGCCCGAATTCATGGGTAAGAAAGTCGAAGGGCGAGAGATGAAAATTGCCATGATTGTAGCCCTTCTACACCCTTTACTGATTATGGCCGGTACAGCGATTGCGAGCTACCTGGCGGCGGGCGATGTGAACATGGGCTGGTGGTATGTCAATGCCGAAGGTCAACCCAATACGGCGACGGCCTGGCTGAATAACCCCGGTTTCCACGGATTCTCGGAAATGCTGTACGAATACACGTCTTCGTCAGCCAACAACGGTTCCGGTTTTGAGGGGTTGGGCGATAACAATCCATTCTGGAATATTACTACGGGTATCTGTCTGATCTTTAGTCGCTTTCTGCCCATCATTGGTCCGGTAGCGATTGCGGGTCTGCTGGCTTCAAAGAAATACATTCCGGAATCGGCGGGAACGTTGCGTACCGACACGGGCACGTTTGGCATCATGGTCTTTGCGGTCATCGTTATCCTTGCCGCTCTGGCCTTCTTCCCGGCCCTGGCCCTGGGTCCGCTGGCTGAATACTTCTCTATCTAA